From Pelotomaculum schinkii, one genomic window encodes:
- a CDS encoding FhaA domain-containing protein — MGVFSGLEGSLEKYIDSFFKDNFGGRVQPVDIAKKLAREMRDARRVSIRNIYVPNLYTVFLHPADCENIATFSSLLAKELGDYVTKKAAEKKYTLTGPPSVKFEQDQALPAGGLRVAGEFSESPPEKEHTAPDEKPIEHTQRFRPVKEYSRGEAVSPACGSLRVNDGPDRGKVFQLKAASIVLGRHESCDIVLNDSSVSRRHARLELHRGRYTIVDLGSTNGTMVNGVRIGTKVLEPGDTVILGTTTCSFKVE; from the coding sequence ATGGGGGTTTTCTCCGGCTTGGAGGGAAGCCTGGAAAAATACATTGATAGTTTTTTTAAGGATAATTTTGGGGGCCGCGTCCAACCTGTCGATATCGCCAAAAAACTGGCGCGCGAGATGAGGGACGCACGGCGGGTCAGTATTAGAAACATATACGTACCAAACCTGTACACTGTTTTTCTTCATCCCGCCGATTGTGAAAACATAGCCACTTTTAGCTCGCTGCTGGCCAAAGAGCTCGGGGACTATGTTACCAAGAAGGCGGCAGAAAAAAAATATACGCTGACCGGGCCGCCGTCTGTGAAATTTGAACAGGACCAGGCACTGCCTGCCGGGGGACTGCGGGTAGCCGGTGAATTCAGTGAATCTCCTCCCGAAAAGGAGCATACGGCCCCGGATGAGAAACCTATCGAACATACCCAGCGTTTTCGCCCGGTCAAGGAATATTCCAGGGGGGAAGCAGTATCACCCGCCTGCGGGTCCCTGCGGGTGAATGACGGGCCCGACCGGGGAAAGGTTTTTCAGCTTAAGGCGGCTTCTATTGTCTTGGGAAGGCATGAAAGCTGTGACATCGTCCTTAACGACAGCAGTGTATCCCGCCGCCATGCCAGGCTGGAACTGCACCGGGGGCGGTATACAATCGTGGACCTGGGAAGCACCAACGGTACCATGGTTAACGGTGTCAGGATCGGGACAAA
- the rlmN gene encoding 23S rRNA (adenine(2503)-C(2))-methyltransferase RlmN, whose product MSSAKVNLRDLTLPRLEVFFTGLGVEKYRAKQAAEWIFKKGVSSFGEMTNLSKDLRERIAGAAWLSHPEIHTREVAQQGDAIKYLFRLHDGEAVESVFMRHDYGSAACVSTQVGCRMGCRLCASGLGGLVRNLSSGEMYDQVLGIQQDTGERVSRVVLMGAGEPLDNYRATLDFITNITAGYGLNISGRHITVSTCGLVPAIRDLAAQKLALTLAVSLHAPEDTLRDTLVPINKKYPLKELIAACRDYAGQTGRRVTFEYALMAGINDREEQALQLARLLEGMLCHVNLIPANPVAERGVVPSAQAQVELFKGVLERHGIAVTVRRKLGADINAACGQLRRRLPAP is encoded by the coding sequence GAGGGACCTTACCCTGCCGCGGCTTGAAGTTTTTTTTACCGGGTTAGGGGTTGAAAAATACCGGGCCAAACAGGCAGCTGAATGGATTTTTAAGAAGGGCGTATCCAGCTTCGGGGAAATGACCAATCTCTCGAAGGATTTAAGAGAACGGATAGCCGGCGCCGCCTGGCTCAGCCATCCGGAGATCCATACCAGGGAGGTTGCCCAACAGGGGGACGCCATCAAGTACCTTTTCCGGCTGCATGATGGTGAGGCGGTTGAGAGTGTTTTTATGAGGCATGACTATGGCAGCGCCGCCTGCGTTTCAACCCAGGTGGGGTGCCGGATGGGATGCCGCCTCTGTGCCTCCGGACTGGGGGGACTGGTCAGGAATTTGAGCTCCGGCGAAATGTATGATCAGGTCCTCGGGATCCAGCAGGACACCGGAGAGCGGGTGAGCCGCGTGGTCTTGATGGGTGCGGGCGAACCGCTTGATAATTACCGGGCTACTCTTGATTTTATTACCAATATCACCGCCGGATACGGCTTAAACATCAGCGGTCGCCACATCACCGTATCGACCTGTGGTTTGGTCCCGGCCATTAGAGATCTGGCTGCTCAGAAGCTGGCCCTGACCCTGGCTGTTTCTCTGCATGCCCCTGAAGATACCCTGCGGGATACTCTCGTGCCTATCAATAAAAAGTATCCCCTGAAAGAGCTGATAGCGGCCTGTCGTGATTATGCCGGACAAACCGGCAGGCGGGTAACCTTTGAGTATGCCCTGATGGCAGGGATCAATGATCGTGAGGAACAGGCGCTGCAATTGGCCCGCCTGCTTGAAGGAATGCTGTGCCATGTCAACCTGATCCCGGCCAATCCGGTTGCCGAGAGGGGTGTCGTACCTTCTGCACAGGCGCAGGTTGAACTTTTTAAAGGTGTTCTCGAGCGCCATGGTATTGCTGTCACCGTCCGCCGAAAACTGGGCGCCGACATCAATGCCGCCTGCGGGCAACTGCGGCGCAGATTACCGGCGCCTTAA